A window of the Brassica napus cultivar Da-Ae chromosome C5, Da-Ae, whole genome shotgun sequence genome harbors these coding sequences:
- the LOC106439509 gene encoding protein STRUBBELIG-RECEPTOR FAMILY 7: MKKKMSENHHVGLALFILCIVGLKPSFILGDTNASDAAALNNLFSSMNSPGQLSQWTASGGDPCGQNWKGITCSVSRVIQIKLSGLGLSGSLGFMLDKLTSVTELDLSNNNLGGDLPYQLPPNLERLNLANNQFTGSAQYSISLMTPLKYLNLAHNQLKQLAIDFTKLTSLSILDLSSNTITGSLPNTMTSLTSAKSIYLQNNQFTGTIDVLATLPLENLNIANNRFTGWIPDSLRGINLQKDGNSFNTGPAPPPPPGTPPVHRSPTPKSGNRGSPSNGDDSGSSSDSKSSGLGAGGIAGIVISLLVVTAVIAFFLIKRKRSKRTSSSTDIERSDNVNQPFTLASNDIHQENKSMQTPPVVETKKLDTSLSMNLRPPPSERHKSFDEEDSTPRKPIVAKKHAVVVPSNVNVYTVADLQIATNSFSVDNLLGEGTFGRVYKAQFDDGKVLAVKKIDSSALPTDTAEDFTEIVSKIAHLDHENVTKLDGYCSEHGQHLVIYEFHRNGSLHDFLHLSEEESKPLIWNPRVKIALGTARALEYLHEVCSPSIVHKNIKSANILLDSELNPHLSDCGLASFLPTANELLNQNDEGYSAPEVSMSGQYSLQSDVYSFGVVMLELLTGRKPFDSTRSRSEQSLVRWATPQLHDIDALSKMVDPALKGLYPVKSLSRFADVIALCVQPEPEFRPPMSEVVQALVVLVQRANMSKRTVGVGSGSSGANDYM, from the exons atgaagaagaagatgagtgagaatcaccatGTGGGTTTGGCTCTGTTCATACTCTGCATTGTAGGGTTGAAGCCAAGTTTCATCCTTGGAGACACAAATGCATCTGAtg CTGCGGCGTTAAACAACCTGTTCAGCTCCATGAATTCACCAGGACAGCTATCACAGTGGACAGCATCAGGAGGTGATCCTTGTGGACAAAACTGGAAAGGCATCACGTGTTCTGTCTCACGAGTTATTCAAAT AAAGTTATCAGGACTTGGACTCTCTGGATCACTAGGATTCATGCTTGATAAATTGACTTCTGTTACTGAGTT GGATTTAAGCAACAATAACCTTGGAGGAGATTTGCCTTATCAGCTTCCTCCAAATCTGGAGAGATT GAATCTTGCTAATAACCAGTTCACTGGATCTGCTCAGTATTCCATTTCTCTGATGACACCTCTCAAGTACCT CAATCTTGCTCACAACCAGCTTAAGCAATTAGCTATTGACTTCACGAAACTCACCTCTCTATCTATCTT GGACCTCTCTTCCAATACTATCACAGGTTCTCTTCCCAACACAATGACCTCTCTTACAAGTGCAAAATCAAT ATATCTTCAGAACAATCAGTTCACAGGCACCATTGATGTCCTAGCCACACTTCCCCTCGAAAATTT GAACATTGCAAACAATCGTTTCACTGGTTGGATCCCTGATTCTTTGAGAGGCATTAACTTGCA AAAAGATGGTAACTCATTCAACACCGGGCCTGCACCTCCACCGCCTCCTGGCACACCTCCGGTCCATAGATCACCTACTCCTAAATCCGGTAACAGAGGATCACCATCAAATGGTGATGATTCCGGCAGTAGCAGTGACTCCAAGAGCTCAGGGCTTGGAGCTGGAGGAATAGCAGGAATAGTCATTTCATTGTTGGTTGTAACAGCagtgatagctttcttcttgatcAAGAGAAAAAGATCAAAGCGGACATCGTCATCCACTGACATTGAAAGGAGTGATAACGTTAACCAGCCCTTCACACTCGCTTCAAATGATATTCATCAAG AGAACAAGTCTATGCAGACACCACCAGTAGTCGAGACGAAGAAGCTGGATACTTCATTGTCAATGAATCTACGTCCTCCACCATCTGAGAGACACAAGTCGTTTGATGAAGAGGATTCAACACCGAGGAAGCCTATTGTTGCAAAGAAACATGCAGTCGTGGTCCCTTCAAATGTGAATGTGTATACGGTTGCAGATCTTCAAATAGCTACCAATAGTTTCAGCGTCGATAATCTTCTCGGTGAAGGCACTTTTGGAAGAGTGTACAAAGCTCAGTTTGATGACGGAAAG GTACTTGCTGTGAAGAAAATAGACTCGTCTGCGCTTCCCACTGACACGGCTGAAGATTTTACCGAGATTGTATCGAAAATTGCGCATTTGGATCATGAAAACGTCACAAAGCTTGATGGTTACTGTTCTGAACACGGGCAACACTTGGTGATCTATGAGTTTCATAGAAACGGCTCGTTGCATGACTTTTTACATCTTTCGGAAGAGGAAAGCAAACCTTTGATATGGAATCCTCGTGTCAAGATCGCTCTTGGCACTGCACGTGCATTGGA GTACTTGCATGAAGTTTGTTCACCATCTATAGTCCATAAGAACATCAAATCAGCAAATATTTTACTTGACTCAGAGCTGAATCCGCACCTCTCAGACTGTGGTCTTGCTAGCTTCCTCCCTACTGCGAATGAG TTACTGAACCAGAACGATGAAGGATACAGCGCACCTGAAGTTTCAATGTCAGGCCAGTACTCTTTGCAGAGTGATGTCTACAGCTTTGGAGTAGTTATGCTTGAGCTTTTGACCGGAAGAAAACCATTCGACAG CACAAGGTCAAGATCTGAGCAGTCATTGGTGAGATGGGCAACACCTCAGCTTCATGACATTGATGCATTGAGCAAAATGGTTGATCCAGCTCTCAAAGGGCTTTACCCCGTTAAATCTCTCTCTCGATTCGCAGATGTTATCGCACTTTGCGTTCAG cCGGAGCCAGAGTTCAGACCACCGATGTCTGAAGTGGTGCAGGCGTTGGTTGTGTTGGTGCAGAGAGCTAACATGAGCAAGAGAACTGTTGGAGTTGGATCTGGTAGCTCTGGAGCCAATGATTACATGTAA